In Serratia sp. FDAARGOS_506, a genomic segment contains:
- a CDS encoding LysR substrate-binding domain-containing protein — MRLNLEALLILDALDRHGSFAAAAAALFKTPSALSYMVQKLENDLDITLLDRSGHRAKFTDTGKLMLEKGRVLLRAAQDLEQQARYVENGWESEITLGIDASFPFARLLPLIDEFYRQHHHTRLRFSHEVLAGSWESLVYGCADIIIGAICEPPSRVGYAFSRLGQLDYVFAVAPQHPLAALPEPLPKDEIRQHRAVVVRDTSRVNAPQSLNLLEEQDTLTVFGFDAKLQAQLVGLGCGYLPRSLAEPYLNSGELVAKRVESERCSDVAYFGWRESASGLAAKWWRERLQRYADDGEAYPAAQ, encoded by the coding sequence ATGAGATTAAACCTGGAAGCGCTGCTGATTTTGGACGCGCTGGACCGGCACGGATCTTTCGCCGCCGCGGCCGCCGCACTGTTTAAAACCCCTTCGGCGCTCAGCTATATGGTGCAAAAGCTGGAGAACGATCTCGACATCACCCTGCTGGACCGCTCCGGCCACCGGGCGAAATTCACCGATACCGGCAAGCTGATGCTGGAAAAAGGCCGGGTGCTGCTGCGGGCGGCACAGGATCTGGAACAGCAGGCGCGTTACGTGGAGAACGGCTGGGAAAGCGAGATCACGCTCGGGATCGACGCCTCCTTCCCGTTTGCCCGCCTGTTGCCGCTGATCGACGAGTTTTATCGGCAGCATCACCATACCCGGCTGCGTTTCAGCCACGAGGTGCTGGCCGGTTCCTGGGAATCGCTGGTTTACGGTTGTGCCGACATTATCATCGGCGCCATCTGCGAGCCGCCGTCCCGGGTGGGCTATGCGTTCAGCCGGCTGGGGCAGCTGGATTACGTGTTCGCCGTCGCGCCGCAGCATCCGTTGGCGGCGCTGCCGGAACCGTTGCCGAAGGACGAAATCCGTCAGCACCGGGCGGTGGTGGTGCGCGACACCTCGCGGGTCAACGCGCCGCAGAGCCTGAATCTGCTGGAAGAGCAGGATACGCTGACGGTCTTCGGCTTCGACGCCAAGCTGCAGGCGCAATTGGTCGGGTTGGGCTGCGGCTATCTGCCGCGTTCTCTGGCGGAACCTTACCTGAACAGCGGTGAACTGGTGGCGAAACGCGTTGAATCTGAGCGCTGCAGCGACGTTGCCTATTTCGGCTGGCGGGAAAGCGCCAGCGGTCTGGCGGCCAAGTGGTGGCGCGAGCGGCTGCAGCGTTATGCGGACGACGGTGAGGCTTACCCGGCGGCGCAGTGA
- a CDS encoding fatty acid desaturase, which produces MSHAHYLHPEQRERIRQLYRRRHWRLELPTWGIMAAVYGGWFAVALGWQTLGPWLGAPLLILLTTWYMSLQHELIHGHPTRWPRVNQLFGLLPLAVWYPYGLYRDSHLRHHRNDHLTDPHEDPESYYFSAAQWRRYPRLLPLLAAVRNMLIGRVLLGPALDIAATLAGAVKALASGEWRTWGMWGVHLSLLAMLLNWLQAQGIGAAFYLLAISYPALALTKVRSFFEHRAVDAPQARSIINEAGWPWRLLFLNLNYHLVHHDLPGLPWYGLREVYLAEREAYQRRSQGFVAQGYGEWLRDYALTPLDVGVHPLRAGEPQREGDALPAEKFIARWKRVSQDFPT; this is translated from the coding sequence ATGTCCCACGCCCACTATTTGCATCCCGAACAGCGCGAACGAATCAGGCAGCTTTATCGGCGCCGGCATTGGCGGCTGGAATTGCCCACCTGGGGGATCATGGCGGCGGTGTACGGCGGCTGGTTCGCCGTGGCGCTGGGGTGGCAAACACTGGGCCCGTGGCTTGGCGCGCCGCTGTTGATTCTCCTGACCACCTGGTACATGTCGTTGCAACACGAGCTGATCCACGGCCATCCGACGCGCTGGCCGCGCGTCAATCAGCTGTTCGGCCTATTGCCGCTGGCGGTGTGGTATCCCTACGGGTTGTATCGCGATTCGCATCTGCGCCATCACCGCAACGACCACCTGACCGATCCGCACGAAGATCCCGAAAGTTATTACTTCAGCGCCGCGCAGTGGCGGCGCTATCCCCGCCTGCTGCCGCTGCTGGCCGCCGTGCGCAATATGCTGATCGGCCGGGTGCTCCTCGGCCCGGCGCTGGATATCGCCGCGACCCTGGCCGGGGCGGTGAAAGCGCTTGCCTCTGGGGAGTGGCGCACCTGGGGGATGTGGGGAGTGCACCTGTCGCTGCTGGCGATGTTGCTGAACTGGCTGCAGGCGCAGGGTATCGGCGCGGCGTTTTACCTGCTGGCCATCAGCTACCCGGCGCTGGCGCTGACCAAGGTAAGATCGTTTTTTGAGCATCGCGCCGTGGACGCACCGCAGGCACGTTCTATTATTAATGAGGCGGGCTGGCCGTGGCGGCTGCTGTTTCTCAATCTGAACTACCATTTAGTGCATCACGATCTGCCCGGCCTGCCCTGGTATGGTTTGCGCGAAGTCTATCTGGCGGAGCGCGAGGCGTATCAGCGGCGCAGCCAGGGGTTTGTCGCGCAAGGCTACGGCGAGTGGCTGCGCGATTACGCTCTGACGCCGCTCGACGTCGGTGTGCATCCGTTGCGCGCCGGTGAACCGCAGAGGGAAGGCGATGCCCTGCCAGCGGAAAAATTTATTGCGCGCTGGAAGCGCGTTTCTCAGGATTTTCCAACCTAA
- a CDS encoding Gfo/Idh/MocA family protein, translating to MKQVRVGLIGTGYIGRCHAIAYAQAPTVFPLKGELVLEMLAEVTPELAAQRAGEFGFARSTGDWRQLVADPAIDVVDICAPNFLHKEMALEAIRHGKHVYSEKPLALDAADAAEMVQAARAKGVKTLVGFNYMKNPTSQLAREIIANGEIGEVVHFYGTHNEDYLADPRTPLDWHCRRASAGLGALGDLAAHIVNMAHYLVGDIVAVSGDMQTVIKQRPDPQDPARLLPVENEDQASALLRFAGGAMGTLETSRIACGRKMGLTYVVTGTKGTLSYTQERMAELKLYRHDEPAERQGFKTLLVGPKHPDYAAFCISAGHGIGFNDQKTVEIRDLVNGIAAGDRMWPDFEEGWKVSCVLDAIAASAEQRRWLDINRD from the coding sequence ATGAAACAGGTACGCGTTGGGTTAATCGGCACCGGTTATATCGGGCGTTGTCACGCTATCGCCTATGCGCAGGCCCCCACGGTCTTTCCTCTGAAAGGGGAGCTGGTGCTGGAGATGTTGGCGGAAGTGACGCCCGAGCTGGCAGCGCAGCGCGCCGGCGAGTTCGGCTTTGCGCGTTCGACCGGCGATTGGCGGCAACTGGTGGCCGATCCGGCGATCGACGTGGTGGACATCTGCGCCCCCAACTTCTTGCACAAAGAGATGGCGCTTGAGGCGATCCGCCACGGCAAGCACGTGTATTCGGAAAAGCCACTGGCGCTGGACGCCGCCGACGCGGCGGAGATGGTGCAGGCCGCCCGCGCCAAGGGCGTGAAAACGCTGGTCGGTTTCAACTACATGAAGAACCCGACCAGCCAGCTGGCGCGCGAGATCATCGCCAACGGCGAAATCGGCGAAGTGGTGCATTTTTACGGCACCCACAATGAAGATTATCTGGCCGACCCACGCACGCCGCTCGATTGGCACTGCCGCCGCGCCAGTGCCGGGCTGGGCGCGCTGGGGGATCTGGCGGCGCACATCGTCAATATGGCGCACTACCTGGTGGGCGATATCGTGGCGGTCTCCGGCGATATGCAGACCGTTATCAAGCAGCGCCCGGATCCGCAAGACCCGGCGCGCCTGCTGCCGGTGGAAAACGAAGATCAGGCCAGCGCGCTGTTGCGTTTCGCCGGCGGAGCGATGGGCACCCTGGAAACGTCACGCATCGCCTGCGGGCGCAAGATGGGGCTCACCTATGTGGTCACCGGCACCAAGGGCACGCTGAGCTATACCCAGGAACGGATGGCGGAGTTAAAGCTGTATCGGCACGATGAACCGGCGGAGCGGCAGGGGTTCAAGACGCTGCTGGTGGGGCCGAAGCACCCGGACTACGCGGCGTTCTGCATCAGCGCCGGGCACGGCATCGGCTTTAACGATCAGAAGACGGTGGAGATCCGCGATCTGGTCAATGGCATCGCCGCGGGCGATCGCATGTGGCCGGACTTTGAAGAAGGCTGGAAGGTGTCTTGCGTGCTGGATGCGATAGCCGCCTCCGCCGAGCAGCGGCGCTGGCTGGATATTAACCGCGATTGA
- a CDS encoding antibiotic biosynthesis monooxygenase — protein MAHPQHVTLVITHRLAPGNEQAYEAWLNRIMPDAAGFTGHLGVNVIRPSGDEQAYTVLVRFDNLDNLYRWIHSPLRKQYIEEVTPLLLDNDHIEIRPGAEFWFTPPSPSVSQPPQWKQFIITLLVIFPSTNLVPWFWGLVVPQLDGTLLGHFLNDATVVALVVYLWMPIVTRVFHQWLTRR, from the coding sequence ATGGCCCATCCGCAGCATGTCACGCTGGTGATCACCCACCGTTTGGCGCCGGGGAACGAACAGGCCTATGAGGCCTGGCTGAACCGCATCATGCCCGATGCCGCAGGCTTCACCGGCCATTTGGGCGTCAACGTGATTCGCCCTTCCGGCGACGAACAGGCCTATACGGTGTTGGTCCGCTTCGACAACCTCGACAACCTGTACCGCTGGATCCACTCGCCGCTGCGCAAGCAATACATCGAAGAAGTCACCCCGCTGTTGCTGGATAACGACCATATCGAGATCCGCCCCGGCGCGGAGTTCTGGTTTACCCCACCCAGCCCCAGCGTCAGCCAACCTCCCCAGTGGAAGCAGTTCATCATCACCCTGCTGGTGATCTTCCCCTCCACCAATCTGGTGCCCTGGTTTTGGGGGTTGGTGGTGCCGCAGCTGGACGGCACGCTGCTCGGCCATTTTCTCAATGACGCCACCGTGGTCGCCTTGGTGGTGTACCTGTGGATGCCCATCGTGACTCGCGTTTTTCATCAATGGCTGACCCGCCGCTAG
- a CDS encoding ABC transporter permease, with amino-acid sequence MAVKHRVLLTLFMLLLLAAFGLPFLSYAPNRLLSGKSLSLFSLLHGPALWLLLPLAVLAILSLLPPTRGRALLAALAACGVLTLVFWVSGQAAERLAQEGSRLARTSWGSGCWLMMALSLLIAADAMARITATHLWRMLGNALMLVPPALLLFGHQLDQLSLLKEYHNRQEVFDAALLQHLTILLTTMAPALAIGLPLGMLCFRSERWQRPIFSVLNIIQTVPSIALFGLLIAPLAGLATAVPWLAEHGVSGIGMAPAIVALVLYALLPLVRSVVAGLQSVPAGVIESATGMGLTRGQIFLRVQLPLALPLFLTGVRILAVQTVGMAVVAALIGAGGFGAIVFQGLLSSALDLVLLGVIPVVMMAVIVDSLFKFWVSILDVSRR; translated from the coding sequence ATCGCCGTAAAACATCGCGTCTTGTTGACGCTGTTCATGCTGTTGCTGCTGGCCGCTTTCGGCCTGCCATTCCTCAGTTATGCCCCCAATCGTCTGTTGTCGGGCAAAAGCCTCTCCTTGTTCTCCCTGCTGCACGGCCCGGCGCTGTGGCTGCTGTTGCCGCTGGCGGTGTTGGCGATCCTCAGCCTGTTGCCACCGACGCGGGGTCGGGCGCTGCTGGCGGCGCTGGCCGCCTGCGGGGTGCTGACGCTGGTCTTCTGGGTCAGCGGGCAGGCCGCCGAGCGCCTGGCGCAGGAGGGATCGCGCCTGGCGCGCACCTCCTGGGGCAGCGGATGTTGGCTGATGATGGCGCTGAGCCTGCTGATCGCCGCCGACGCCATGGCGCGCATCACCGCGACGCACCTGTGGCGCATGTTGGGCAACGCGCTGATGTTGGTGCCGCCGGCGCTGCTGCTATTCGGGCATCAGCTCGATCAGCTGTCGCTGCTGAAGGAGTACCACAATCGCCAGGAGGTGTTTGACGCCGCGCTGCTGCAGCACCTGACCATTTTATTGACGACGATGGCCCCGGCGCTGGCGATCGGTCTGCCGCTCGGGATGCTGTGTTTTCGCTCAGAGCGCTGGCAACGGCCGATTTTCTCCGTGCTGAACATTATCCAGACCGTGCCGTCCATCGCGCTGTTCGGCCTGCTGATCGCGCCGCTGGCGGGGCTGGCGACGGCGGTGCCATGGCTGGCGGAACATGGCGTCAGCGGCATCGGCATGGCGCCGGCGATCGTGGCGCTGGTGCTGTATGCGCTGTTGCCGCTGGTGCGCAGTGTGGTGGCCGGGCTGCAAAGCGTACCGGCCGGGGTGATCGAATCCGCCACCGGCATGGGGCTGACGCGCGGGCAGATCTTCCTGCGCGTGCAGCTGCCGTTGGCGCTGCCGCTGTTCCTGACCGGCGTGCGCATCCTGGCGGTGCAAACCGTCGGTATGGCGGTGGTGGCGGCGCTGATCGGTGCCGGCGGCTTTGGCGCCATCGTGTTTCAAGGGCTGCTCAGCAGCGCGCTGGATCTGGTTTTGCTGGGGGTGATCCCGGTAGTCATGATGGCGGTCATCGTCGATTCGCTGTTTAAATTTTGGGTTTCAATCCTGGACGTATCGCGCCGATGA
- a CDS encoding ABC transporter permease, which translates to MSGRIWRLLRDPLPWTLALLLTLVFGMDHLRGLFAAWFPDLERPIYQQDSFIALVGAHLSLVAISSLIAVALGVAAGVAVTRRSGREFRSLVETVVAVGQTFPPVAVLAVAVPVMGFSEQPAIIALVLYGLLPILQGTLAGIESVPPATREIARGVGMSAWQILWRVELPLAAPVIVAGIRTSVIINIGTAAIASTVGTKTLGSPIIIGLSGFNTAYVIQGAAVVALLAIITDMLFERWVRYLTAWRQQTLATTPAG; encoded by the coding sequence ATGAGCGGGCGCATCTGGCGCCTGCTGCGCGATCCGCTGCCCTGGACGCTGGCGCTGCTGTTGACGCTGGTGTTCGGCATGGATCATCTGCGCGGCCTGTTCGCCGCCTGGTTCCCCGATCTGGAGCGGCCCATTTATCAGCAGGACAGCTTTATCGCGCTGGTGGGGGCGCACCTGTCGCTGGTGGCGATCTCCAGCCTGATCGCGGTGGCTCTCGGCGTGGCGGCCGGCGTGGCCGTGACCCGGCGCAGCGGCCGGGAGTTTCGTTCTCTGGTGGAAACGGTGGTGGCGGTGGGGCAGACCTTTCCGCCGGTGGCGGTGCTGGCGGTGGCGGTGCCGGTGATGGGCTTCAGCGAACAGCCGGCGATCATTGCGCTGGTGCTGTACGGTCTGCTGCCGATCCTGCAGGGCACGCTGGCGGGCATCGAGTCGGTGCCGCCGGCCACGCGCGAGATTGCCCGCGGCGTGGGGATGAGTGCCTGGCAAATTCTGTGGCGGGTCGAATTGCCGCTGGCGGCGCCGGTGATTGTCGCCGGGATCCGCACGTCGGTGATCATCAACATCGGCACGGCGGCCATCGCTTCCACCGTCGGCACCAAGACACTCGGCTCGCCGATCATCATCGGCCTGAGCGGCTTTAACACCGCCTATGTGATCCAGGGCGCGGCGGTGGTGGCGTTGTTGGCTATTATCACCGATATGCTGTTCGAACGTTGGGTGCGTTATCTCACCGCCTGGCGTCAGCAGACGCTGGCGACTACTCCGGCGGGGTAA
- a CDS encoding cell envelope integrity TolA C-terminal domain-containing protein yields the protein MKKTLSLLALLLLSGCGAGRQAGIPLPEPQAESQATVPLSYPVRVHNAVSRELRLPEHARGQRCTISIRLRPDGKLASSKVVRGDAPLCAAASAAVQHAQFPPMATATEYALFNAVVLDFVP from the coding sequence ATGAAAAAAACACTAAGCCTGTTGGCGTTGTTGCTGCTGAGCGGCTGCGGCGCCGGGCGTCAGGCCGGCATCCCGTTGCCGGAGCCGCAGGCCGAGTCGCAGGCCACGGTACCGCTCAGCTATCCGGTTCGGGTGCATAACGCGGTGAGCCGCGAGCTGCGTTTGCCTGAACACGCGCGCGGCCAACGCTGCACCATCAGCATTCGGCTGCGGCCGGATGGCAAGCTGGCGAGCAGCAAGGTAGTAAGAGGCGACGCGCCCCTGTGCGCAGCGGCGAGCGCGGCTGTGCAGCACGCGCAGTTTCCACCGATGGCCACCGCCACCGAGTACGCGCTGTTCAACGCCGTGGTGCTCGATTTCGTTCCTTGA
- a CDS encoding ABC transporter ATP-binding protein — protein MIHFEQVSKIFQGKPAVDDLTLHIAEGEFTVLIGTSGSGKSTTLKMINRLIEHDRGKILFAGEEIQSFNPQDLRRRMGYAIQSIGLFPHWTVEENIATVPQLLKWPRARIRDRVTELLELLHLEPDLFRRRYPHQLSGGQQQRVGVARALAADPEVLLMDEPFGALDPVTRAALQAEIARIHQLSGRTIVLVTHDIDEALGLADRLVLLDQGRVVQQGTPLALLTAPANDFVRDFFGRSDRGIKLLSLGTVAERVRPGAAEGEPIAAAMSLREALSVFVARGSDCLPVVDERGETLGVLHFNDLIAGQVLS, from the coding sequence ATGATTCACTTTGAGCAAGTCAGCAAAATTTTTCAGGGCAAGCCGGCGGTGGACGATCTCACGCTGCACATCGCCGAGGGCGAATTCACCGTGCTGATCGGCACCTCGGGTTCCGGCAAGTCCACGACATTAAAAATGATCAATCGCCTGATCGAACACGATCGGGGCAAGATTCTCTTTGCCGGCGAAGAGATCCAGTCATTCAACCCGCAGGATCTGCGGCGGCGCATGGGCTATGCGATCCAGTCGATCGGTCTGTTCCCGCACTGGACGGTGGAGGAGAACATCGCCACCGTGCCGCAGCTGCTGAAATGGCCGCGCGCGCGCATTCGCGATCGGGTGACCGAACTGCTGGAGCTGTTGCATCTGGAGCCGGATCTGTTTCGCCGCCGCTACCCGCATCAGCTGTCCGGCGGGCAGCAGCAGCGGGTGGGAGTGGCGCGCGCGCTGGCCGCCGATCCCGAGGTGTTGCTGATGGACGAACCGTTCGGTGCGTTGGATCCGGTCACCCGTGCGGCGTTGCAGGCGGAGATCGCGCGCATCCATCAGCTCTCCGGCCGCACCATCGTGTTGGTGACGCACGACATTGACGAAGCGCTGGGCTTGGCGGATCGCCTGGTGCTGCTCGATCAGGGGCGGGTGGTGCAACAGGGCACGCCGCTGGCGCTGCTGACCGCGCCGGCCAACGACTTCGTGCGGGATTTCTTCGGGCGTAGCGATCGCGGCATCAAGCTGCTGTCGCTGGGGACGGTGGCGGAGCGGGTGCGGCCCGGTGCCGCCGAGGGCGAGCCGATCGCTGCCGCCATGAGCCTGCGTGAGGCGCTGTCGGTGTTTGTGGCGCGCGGCAGCGACTGCCTGCCGGTGGTGGATGAACGGGGCGAAACGTTGGGGGTTTTGCACTTCAACGATCTGATCGCCGGGCAGGTGCTGTCATGA
- a CDS encoding ABC transporter substrate-binding protein, protein MAITLSRGRSFAVALALLATGGLAQAADSVRVGSKIDTEGSLLGNIIVQVLEANGIKTTNKLQLGTTKVLRGAITSGEIDIYPEYTGNGAFFFSDEKDPAWKNAQAGFEKVKQLDYDKNKIVWLDAAPANNTWTIAIRQDVAEANHLKTLSDLGKWINGGGKFKLAASAEFIERPDALPAFQNAYGFKLNQDQLLSLAGGDTAVTIKAAAEQTSGVNAAMAYGTDGPVAALGLQTLADPKGVQPIYAPAPIVREAALKAHANLPELLKPVFASLDGPTLQKLNAQIAVEGQDAKQVAAAYLKEKGFVKG, encoded by the coding sequence ATGGCAATCACCTTATCACGCGGACGTTCCTTTGCCGTTGCGCTGGCCTTGCTGGCCACCGGCGGTCTGGCGCAGGCGGCCGACTCGGTGCGCGTCGGCTCCAAAATCGATACCGAAGGTTCGCTGCTCGGCAACATCATCGTGCAGGTGCTGGAAGCCAACGGCATCAAGACCACCAACAAGCTGCAGCTCGGCACCACCAAGGTGCTGCGCGGCGCCATCACGTCCGGCGAGATCGACATCTACCCGGAATACACCGGCAACGGCGCGTTTTTCTTCTCCGATGAGAAAGATCCGGCGTGGAAGAACGCCCAGGCCGGCTTCGAGAAGGTGAAACAGCTCGACTACGACAAAAACAAAATCGTCTGGCTGGACGCGGCGCCGGCCAACAACACCTGGACCATCGCCATTCGTCAGGACGTGGCGGAGGCCAACCACCTGAAGACACTGTCGGATCTCGGCAAGTGGATCAACGGCGGCGGCAAATTCAAGCTGGCGGCCTCGGCGGAATTTATCGAGCGGCCGGATGCGCTGCCGGCGTTCCAGAACGCCTACGGTTTCAAACTGAATCAGGATCAGCTGCTGTCCCTGGCCGGCGGCGATACGGCGGTGACCATCAAGGCGGCGGCGGAACAGACCTCCGGCGTCAATGCGGCGATGGCCTACGGCACCGATGGTCCGGTGGCAGCACTGGGCCTGCAGACGCTGGCGGACCCGAAAGGCGTACAGCCGATCTACGCGCCGGCGCCGATCGTGCGCGAAGCGGCGCTGAAGGCGCACGCCAATCTGCCTGAGCTGCTGAAGCCGGTGTTCGCCTCGCTGGACGGGCCGACGCTGCAAAAACTCAACGCGCAGATCGCCGTGGAGGGCCAGGACGCCAAACAGGTGGCGGCCGCTTACCTGAAAGAGAAAGGGTTTGTTAAGGGATAA
- a CDS encoding hydrolase — translation MSKFQLLDKDNSALIFIDHQPQMAFGVANIDRQQLKNNVVGLAKAGKIFNVPTLFTSVETESFSGYIWPELLAVHPEITPIERTSMNSWEDAAFVKAVEATGRKKLVISALWTEVCLTFPALMALEAGYEVYVVTDTSGGTSVDAHERSIDRMVQAGAVPVTWQQVLLEYQRDWARKDTYDAVMALVREHSGAYGMGVDYAYTMVHHAPARTVK, via the coding sequence ATGTCAAAGTTTCAACTACTTGATAAAGACAACTCCGCACTGATTTTTATCGACCATCAACCGCAAATGGCCTTCGGCGTGGCTAATATTGATCGTCAGCAACTGAAAAACAACGTTGTTGGCTTGGCGAAGGCGGGCAAGATTTTCAACGTGCCAACCCTTTTCACCTCGGTCGAAACCGAAAGCTTCAGCGGCTATATCTGGCCGGAACTGCTGGCGGTACACCCTGAAATCACCCCGATTGAACGCACCTCGATGAACTCCTGGGAAGACGCGGCCTTCGTTAAAGCCGTGGAAGCCACCGGCCGCAAAAAGCTGGTGATCTCCGCACTGTGGACCGAAGTGTGTCTGACCTTCCCGGCGCTGATGGCGCTGGAAGCCGGTTATGAAGTGTATGTGGTCACCGACACCTCCGGCGGCACCTCCGTCGATGCGCATGAGCGTTCGATCGACCGCATGGTGCAGGCCGGCGCCGTGCCGGTGACCTGGCAGCAGGTGCTGCTGGAGTACCAGCGCGACTGGGCGCGCAAAGATACCTACGACGCGGTGATGGCGCTGGTGCGCGAACACAGCGGCGCGTACGGCATGGGCGTCGACTACGCTTACACCATGGTGCACCACGCACCGGCGCGCACGGTGAAATAA
- a CDS encoding amidohydrolase, translating into MNHHASLIITNGKFHTVDRQNPTAQAVAIRDGKFLAVGSEGEVMQHAGPETQVIDLHGHTAIPGLNDSHLHLIRGGLNYNLELRWEGVPSLADALRMLKEQALRTPTPQWVRVVGGWTEFQFAERRMPTLDEINQAAPDTPVFILHLYDRALLNRAALKVVGYTKDTPNPPGGEIQRDANGNPTGMLIAKPNAMILYATLAKGPKLPLEQQVNSTRQFMRELNRLGLTSAIDAGGGFQNYPEDYQVIAELHEKKQLTIRIAYNLFTQRPKQELEDFELWTDMLKPGQGTDFYRHNGAGEMLVFSAADFEDFLQPRPDLPPGTEDELERVVRHLVEHRWPFRLHATYDESISRMLDVFEKVNRDIPFNGLHWLFDHAETITERNIERVKALGGGIAVQHRMAFQGEYFADRYGIEATKHTPPVAKMLAAELPVGLGTDATRVASYNPWTALYWLVSGRTVGGMAMYDDSARLDRETALMLWTQGSAWFSTEQGKKGQIKVGQLADVAVLSQDYFSVPEEQIKGIESVMTVVDGKVVYAAGSFSPLAPPPLPVLPEWSPVTQVPGHYRSAPPAAAKVGVLSQAHQCCGPCGVHAHQHDIARRSSIPVSDENAFWGAFGCSCFSF; encoded by the coding sequence ATGAACCACCACGCTTCATTGATCATCACCAACGGCAAGTTTCACACCGTCGATCGCCAAAATCCTACCGCACAGGCTGTCGCCATCCGCGACGGCAAGTTTCTGGCGGTCGGCAGCGAAGGCGAAGTCATGCAGCACGCCGGGCCGGAAACCCAGGTGATCGATCTGCACGGCCACACCGCGATTCCGGGCCTCAACGACTCGCACCTGCACCTGATCCGCGGCGGCCTGAACTATAACCTGGAGTTGCGCTGGGAAGGTGTGCCTTCGCTGGCCGACGCGCTGCGCATGTTGAAAGAACAGGCGCTGCGCACGCCGACCCCGCAGTGGGTGCGGGTGGTCGGCGGCTGGACCGAATTCCAGTTCGCCGAGCGCCGCATGCCGACGCTGGACGAGATCAACCAGGCGGCGCCGGACACGCCGGTGTTCATTCTGCACCTCTACGATCGCGCGCTGCTCAACCGCGCGGCGCTGAAGGTGGTCGGCTACACCAAAGACACGCCTAACCCGCCGGGCGGGGAGATCCAGCGCGACGCCAACGGCAATCCGACCGGCATGCTGATCGCCAAACCCAACGCCATGATCCTGTACGCTACGCTGGCGAAAGGGCCGAAGCTGCCGCTGGAACAGCAGGTCAACTCCACCCGCCAGTTTATGCGCGAGCTGAACCGCCTGGGCCTCACCAGTGCCATCGACGCCGGCGGCGGCTTCCAGAACTACCCGGAGGATTATCAGGTGATCGCCGAGCTGCACGAGAAAAAGCAGCTGACCATCCGCATCGCCTATAACCTGTTCACCCAGCGACCAAAGCAGGAGCTGGAAGACTTCGAGCTGTGGACCGACATGCTCAAGCCGGGCCAGGGCACTGACTTCTATCGCCACAACGGCGCCGGCGAGATGTTGGTATTCTCCGCCGCCGACTTCGAAGACTTCCTGCAGCCGCGCCCGGATCTGCCGCCGGGCACCGAAGACGAGCTGGAACGGGTAGTGCGCCATCTGGTCGAACATCGCTGGCCGTTTCGCCTGCACGCCACCTATGACGAATCCATCAGCCGCATGCTGGACGTGTTCGAGAAGGTGAACCGCGACATTCCGTTCAACGGGCTGCACTGGCTGTTCGACCACGCCGAAACCATTACCGAACGCAATATCGAGCGGGTTAAGGCCCTGGGCGGCGGCATTGCGGTGCAGCACCGCATGGCGTTCCAGGGCGAATATTTTGCCGACCGCTACGGCATCGAAGCCACCAAGCATACGCCACCGGTGGCGAAAATGCTGGCGGCCGAGCTGCCGGTCGGGCTGGGCACCGACGCCACCCGCGTCGCCAGCTACAATCCTTGGACGGCGCTGTACTGGCTGGTCTCCGGCCGCACCGTCGGCGGTATGGCGATGTACGATGACAGCGCCCGGCTGGATCGCGAAACGGCGCTGATGCTGTGGACGCAAGGCAGCGCCTGGTTCTCCACCGAACAGGGCAAGAAAGGCCAGATCAAGGTCGGCCAGCTGGCGGATGTGGCGGTGTTGTCGCAGGACTATTTCAGCGTGCCGGAAGAGCAGATCAAAGGCATCGAGTCGGTGATGACGGTGGTGGACGGCAAGGTGGTTTACGCTGCCGGCAGCTTCTCGCCGCTGGCGCCACCGCCGCTGCCGGTGCTGCCGGAGTGGTCGCCGGTCACCCAGGTGCCGGGCCACTACCGCTCCGCGCCGCCGGCGGCGGCCAAAGTCGGCGTGCTGAGCCAGGCGCACCAATGCTGTGGCCCGTGCGGTGTACACGCGCATCAGCATGACATTGCGCGCCGCTCCAGCATCCCGGTGTCGGACGAGAATGCCTTCTGGGGCGCGTTCGGCTGTTCGTGCTTCTCGTTCTAA